AACAAGAGCTTGGCTTATTAATGGCAGGTCAAAGTAAAAAGAATCATACGAAGGAGGGGAACGACTAATGTCAAATCGTGTCATTAATATACTCGTTCCTGTCATCTCTATTATTATCGGTTTAATTGTTGGAGCTATCGTAATGGTAGTCAGCGGCTATGATCCAATACAAGGTTATATCGCTCTTTGGACAGGTATTTTTGGAGATTCATATTCAATCGGGAACACAATCCGTCAAATAACACCGTATCTTTTGGCAGGTCTTGCTGTAGCATTTGCCTTCCGTACAGGTTTATTCAATATTGGTGTTGAAGGTCAGTTAATTTTAGGTTGGCTCGCTGCCGCATGGGTAGGATATGCATTTGAATTACCTAAAATTATTCACTTACCATTAGCATTGCTTGCTGCAGCAGTTGCAGGTGCATTTTGGGCCTTTATTGCAGGTTTCTTAAAAGCGAAATTTAAAGTTCACGAAGTAATTGCGACAATTATGTTAAATTACACTGCGCTTTATATTGCGAACGCAGTGATTAAAAGATTGTCAGATGGGAGCTTTAAAACAGAACGTATTCATGAATCAGCTTCATTACGTTCTCCGTTTTTAAGAGAGCTTACAGACAATTCAAGTCTTCACTATGGGATCATTGTTGCACTTTTAATGGTAGTCGTGATGTGGTTTATTTTAGAAAAAACAACACGTGGGTACGAGCTAAAAGCAGTAGGATTCAATAAAAATGCTGCCGAATATGCGGGTATGAGTGTCAATAAAAATATTATATTAGCAATGACGATTTCAGGTATGTTTGCTGGACTTGGCGGTGCGATGGAGGCACTGGGTACTTTCCAAAACGCTTCTATTAAACCAGGCTTTACAGGTATAGGTTTCGATGGTATTGCTGTTGCCTTGCTTGGTGCGAACACGCCACTAGGGGTTGTGTTTGGAGCCTCATTATTCGGCTCACTTAAATATGGTGCGTTAAATATGCCAAACGCTGCAGGGATCCCAGAGGAAATTGTTTCTATTATTATCGCGTTAATTATTTTCTTTGTAGCTTCTGGCTACATTATTCGAGTTGGATTACAAAAGTTGAGTAAGAAAAAGGAGGGGCAATAACATGACCTTTTTAGAAATGTTATATTTTATCATCCCTTCTGCGATTCTTTATGCAACACCATTAATCTTTACGGCCATCGGTGGTGTTTTCTCTGAACGCTCTGGTGTTGTTAACATCGGGCTAGAAGGTTTAATGATAGTTGGAGCCTTTGTTGGTATATTTGTCAATTTAGAATTTGCTTCAACATTCGGTGCAGCAACTATTTGGGTGGCAATGCTTGCAGCTATCGTTGTAGGAGGTATCTTCTCACTTTTCCATGCTGTTGCCTCAATCTCCTTCCGTGCCGATCAAACGGTATCAGGGGTAGCCATCAACTTACTAGGTTTGGCTGCAACAGTCTTTTTAGTAAAAATGATTTATGATAAAGGTCAAACAGATATGATTGACCAACCTATTCGTCGTTTCGGAATCCCTTATTTAGAGGATATTCCATTTTTGGGTCCTTTATTATTCAAAGAAGTTTATAGTACTTCTATATTAGCTTTTGTAGTAGCAATTGGCGCATGGTTTATCATCTATAAAACGCCATTTGGTTTACGTCTTCGCGCAGTCGGTGAGCACCCAATGGCAGCAGATACAATGGGTATAAATGTTAATAAAATGCGCTATATTGCAGTTGTGATCTCAGGAGCCCTTGGTGGTCTTGGTGGGGCTGTCTATGCCCAAACTATTACGCACGACTTCTCACATGCAACTATTGCTGGGCAAGGGTTTATGGCTATTGCAGCAATGATTTTCGGGAAGTGGCATCCAATCGGTGCACTTGGTGCTGCATTATTCTTTGGATTAGCGCAAACGTTAAGTATCGCAGGGAACCAAATGCCATATATCCAAGAGATTCCGGCAGTATACCTACAAATTTTACCTTATGTCTTAACAATCCTTGCATTAGCTGGCTTTATCGGTAAAGCAAGTGCACCAAAAGCTAGTGGACAGCCTTATATTAAAGGTAAACGTTAAATAATAGGTAGCTAAATGTCTTAACACTAAAGACTGAGCGAAAATGCTCAGTCTTTTTCCTTGTACATATCTTAGATGTTTAGGAAAATAGAGATGTTGCACCATCATGCTAATGTAATTTTACACTTTTCAAATACATACTTTGGATTCTTTTTGCAATTATAGACAATAGCCATGTATAGTATGTGTAGTACATTGTTATATTAAGAAGGATAGGAGGGTTTCCATATGTTTAAAACAATACCTTTTGCAAAAGGTGTCAACTTGCATATCCGACAAACAACCCAATTTAAAACCGTAAATTTTTCAATTAAATGGAGAAGAGCATTAACGGCTCAAAATGCATCTGAACGTACTGTATTAACAAATGTTTTGCAACATAGTAACGCCAAATATACAACGACTGCTGCATTCCGAAGCTTTTTGGATGATTTATATGGTACTGTGCTGTATTTTGACACTTCCAAACGTGGTAATGAGCATACGGTACTAATGAATATAGAGACTGTAAATGATCAATATTTAGCCAATACAAGTGTTTTAAATGAAGTACTAGGTATTATACACACAGCAATATTTGAACCTAATTTAGAAAACGGTGTATTTAAAGAATCCATTGTAGAACGAGAGAAGAAAATGGTCATTCAGCGTATTGAATCCATCTTCGATGATAAATCCCGTTTTGCTCAGGTTCGCCTTCAGCAAATTTTACGTCCAAATGAACCGGCCTCTATTTCTGCTAACGGCACTGTCGAGGACATTCAAAAAATTACACCTACTTCATTACTGGAAGCATACCAATCCATGCTTGCCAACGATAAAATTGACATTTATGTTGCAGGGGATATTAATGAAGACGAAATTATAGCGAAGCTGAAAAAAGCGCTACCATTTACGGATCGTACTCCAGAAGAAATTCCTGTTGTGCTACCACAGCAACATCCGCAAAATGATTATGTTCGTGAACAACAAGAAATGAAGCAAGGAAAAATGCATATTGGCTTTAGTACACCTGTAAGATTTGGTGATGCAGATTTTGCAAAAATGCAAATCTTTAACGGCATCTTTGGTGGTTATCCACATGCTAAATTATTCATGAATGTTCGTGAAAAGGAAAGTCTGGCTTATTATGCATCTAGTTCATATGCATCACATTATGGCTTATTGTTTGTTGTATCTGGAATTGAACCAAAGAATGAGGAAAAAGCCTTATCACTCATTAAAGAACAACTTGCTGTTATGCAAGCAGGCGAAATTACAGATTTGGAATTAGAGCAAACAAAAGCTATGTTGACGAACCAATTAAAGGAATCATTAGATTCTGCCCGAGGACAAATAGAAATTTTTGACCAATACAAAGATTTACCCGAGGAGTTCTCTGTTGAAACCTGGGCAAATAAGTGGAAAGCTGTGACGAAGGAAGATGTTGTTGAAATGGCAAAGCAAGTACAGCTAGAAGCGGTCTATTTCTTATGTGGGAAGGAGCAAGCCGCACAATGAAAACAATTGAATTCAAGCAATTAGATGAAACACTTTACTATGAAAAACTTGAAAACGGTCTAGATGTTTATATTTTACCGAAAAAAGGATTTTCTAAAACATTTGTCACTTTCACCACTAAGTATGGCTCTGTTGATCGTACATTTGTGCCGATTGGTGAAACAGAAAGCATTACAGTACCTGATGGCATTGCCCACTTTTTAGAGCATAAAATGTTTGAAAAAGAAGATGGAGATGTCTTCCAAAAATTTAGCGAATTTGGTGCCTCTGCTAATGCTTTTACGTCATTTACACGGACTGCTTATTTATTTTCATCTACAGATAATATTTATAAAAGCACAGAAACGTTACTAAATTTTGTGCAAGAGCCTTATTTTACTGAAGCAACAGTCAATAAGGAAAAGGGTATAATTGGACAGGAAATTACCATGTATGATGATCAACCAGATTGGCGTCTGTACTTTGGTACGATTGAAAATATGTTTCATACACACCCAGTAAAAATTGATATTGCTGGTACGATAGAGTCAATTGATGGAATTACAGCTGATCATTTATATACGTGTTACAACACTTTCTATCACCCAGCTAACATGCTTTTATTTGTTATTGGGGCTGTAGATCCGAATGAGATGATAGCATTTATTCGCGAAAATCAAACTAACAAAGAATTTCCTGAGCCAACACCTATTCAACGCTTTTTTGATCAAGAGCCAGTTGAAGTGGCGATAAAAGAACGTACATTGAATATGGATGTACAGAAGCCAAAGATGTATATAGGTTTAAAAGCAAAAGATACAAATCTTTCTGGACGTGATATGTTAAAGCATGAGCTATCTGTCCAAATTGCGCTAGAGCTTATTTTTGGCCGTACCTCAAGCTTTTATGAACGTGTTTATGATGAAGGTTTAATTGATGAGACCTATGCCTTTGATTTTACATTAGAAAAAGGCTTTGGCTTTGCTATGATCGGCTCTGATACAACAGAACCAGCTACATTGGAGAAAGCAATTAAGGAAGAATTAGCCAAGTATGATGGTAAGGGACAATTTGAGCCTACAGATTTAGAACGAGTAAAACGTAAGAAAATTGGATTCTTCCTACGTGCATTGAATTCCATTGAATTTATCGCTAACCAATTTACACGCTATTCGTTTAATGACATGAATTTATTCGATGTTGTGCCTGTATTAGAGGAACTGACGATTGAGGATTTGAAAAAAGCATTTACTTCGATTCAAGGTGAATCTCAACAAACTGTTTTTAAAATCTTACCGGCAGAGAAGGGCGCACAGTGAAAAAATTTGTCCTTGTACTAGGGGCATCAGGGGAGATTGGCCGTGCTATTTGCCAAAGTCTAGCTGCAGACGGATGGTCTATCTATGTCCATTATTCGAATAACGAGAAAGCTGCACAGGATTTATATGCTTCCCTATCAAAAAATTTTCCTGCACAGGAATTTATGCTTGTGCAAGGAGATTTTTCAAAAGAAACGGGTGCTGAGTCAGTTGCTTCACAAGTTTTTAATGTGCAGGCTATTGTTTTTTCAAGCGGTCAGGCGCATTATTCTCTCCTTGAAGATACGACAGTTGAAGATATGGATGCTTTATGGCGTGTCCATGTGCAAAATCCTATGCGTTTGACAGCATTACTTTCATCCAAGCTTCGAGCTCATGATGTCAGCTATGTGCTTTTTATCGGCTCAATTTGGGGCGAGGCAGGCTCAGCTGGCGAAGCACTTTATGCTACGGTAAAGGGAGCTCAACACGCTTTTGTGAAATCCTATGCCAAGGAAGCTGCACTGTCACGAATTCGAGTGAATGCAATTGCTCCAGGATTTATTAACACTTCAATGAATAGTCATTTAAGTAAAGAGGAGCTCAATTACATTTTAGAAGACATTCCGTTAGGTACTATTGGAGAAACCACAGATGTGGCTGAGATGGTGCGTTTCTATCTTTCAGGAAAAGCAGATTATGTCACAGGACAAATAATTCGTTTAAATGGTGGCTGGTACATATAATATTCTTTTTTGCACATACTACATGTGTAAAGGAGGAGGAACATATGACCATTTTAGAAAACTGGCAAAAATGGACATCGTTTTTAGGACAAAATGTTATGCAGGCAGAATCAACTGGTATGCCAAAGAAAATGATTCAGCAAGCAGCTGTACAAATTGGCGAATATTTGGCGACAAATGTCGACCCTAAAAACGAACAAGAGCGAGTGCTGTCGGATTTATGGGGCGTTGCCTCTGAAGATGAAAAAGAAGCACTAGCGAATTGTGTCATTAAACTTGTGCAAAATAAGCATGTGCAGTAAAAAAGAGGAGAGCTTTCTCCTCTTTTTTCTATATCAAAAACATTCTTCCTATCGAAAAGGGAACGTATGTAAGCCTATTTGGATGGCTTTTAAAAAAAATAGGAAGTTTTTAAAAATAACGAGGTATTTCCATGTATTCTAACTTTCCATTACATAAAAAATCAGCTATGATGGAACTTATAAAGGATTTTTTACGTTAACTAATAGGAAGGGAACGAGTGTGTTTGAGCGATTGGTACTTTGAATATGAAATTCAGGTGAATCGCCCTGGATTATTAGGAGATATTGCTTCACTTTTAGGGATGCTTCGTGTCAATATTATTTCAATTAATGGTGTCGATGAGGATCGTCGTGGTATGTTAGTGCATACAGACAATGATGAGGCAATTGAGCGTTTTCGTACAATTGTTTCGACAATGGAACATATTAACGTGACCAAATTTCGACAACCTAAACTCCGTGATCGTTTAGCCATTAGGCACGGTCATTATATTCCTCGAGATGCAGATGAAAAAAATACTTTCCGTTTCGTACGAGATGAACTCGGTATCTTGGTTGACTTTATGGCTGAACTTTTTAAAAAAGAGGGACATAAGCTCATAGGAATACGTGGTATGCCTCGTGTTGGAAAAACTGAATCGATTGTTGCGGCAAGCGTATGTGCTAATAAAAAGTGGATTTTTTTGTCGTCAACAATGATTAAGCAAACTGTCCGGAATAAACTCGCTGGTGATGAATTTAGTGACAATAATATTTTTATATTAGATGGTATTGTGACACGTCGCTCTTCTGATGAACGACATTTACAACTAGTGCGTGAAATGATGAATATGCCTTCCATTAAGGTGGTAGAGCATCCAGACATGTTTGTTCAGCACTCAGAATATAAGATAGAGGATTTTGATTATATCATTGAACTACGTCATCACCCAGATGAAGAAATCACTTATGAAATAATGGAAAAAAATCATATGATGTCCGAATCCGATTCATTTGGAGGATTTAATTTTTAATTTGATATTAAAGTAGGTGTTATGAGTGGCAGAATTAGGGACTCGACTAAAAGAGGCGAGGCTGTCTAAAGGCTACAGCTTAGACGATTTACAAGAAATAACAAAAATTCAAAAGCGTTATTTAGTAGGAATTGAAGAGGGTAATTATTCGATTATGCCTGGTTCGTTTTATGTACGAGCCTTCATTAAACAATATGCAGATGCTGTTGGTTTAAACGCAGAAGAGCTTTTAGAAACCTATAAAAGTGAGCTGCCAAGTACGCCGAACGATCAGGTCAGCCAATCTATTACGAATAGCCCAAGTAGAAGAAAAGTTTCAAAGGGCCCTTCCAATAAAATGATGGAGGCAATGCCGAAAATAATTGTTGGTTTATTTATCATTGTCATCATTGTCGTGATCTGGGTTTTAGTGCAATCTAAAAATAGCCCAGGAACAGACGGTGAGAACGATACGCCTTCAGAAATAGAATATGATTCAAAAGTAAAACCAATTGATAGTGAAAAAGAAAAAGCTGACGCTGAGAAAAAAGCTGAAAAGGACAAAAAAGATTCAGCAGATTCTACGGATTCAACAAAAGAAGAAACACCTGATGAAGATCAAACTGAAGAGGTTAAGCAATCGATTTCAGCGGGTACTATAGAAGCGGATAGAGCTACAACTTCTTATACGTTAACAGGTACAGATACACTTAAAATACGTATTGAAGTGTCAGGTCCTACATTCGTCGGTATTCGTAATCAACAGCAGCAAGAATTATTAGCAGATACTCGCGTCTATAATGCAGGAGAGGTAGTAGAATTTGATGCAACTTCTCAAAACTATGTTCGCATTCGCTTAGGTAATTCACAACAGGCTAAGATATATATTAATGACGAGCTATTAACGTATGCACAGCAAATCGTAACGCAAAACATCGTCATCAATTTCAATAAAGAACAGTAGTCATCTAATGATGACTACTTTCTTTCATCATGAAAGGTGTTAGAAAAATGAACATTCCAAATAAAATTACCATCTCTCGAATCTTACTTATTCCTTTTTTTGTCATTGTAATGATGTTTGATTTTGGCTGGGGAACAATGTCACTATTCGGTGCGAAGATGCCTGTTCATCACTTTGTAGGTGCTCTTATCTTTATCTTTGCATCAACAACTGATTGGGTGGATGGTTATTATGCACGTAAGTATAATCTTGTGACGACATTTGGG
This genomic stretch from Lysinibacillus pakistanensis harbors:
- the ymfI gene encoding elongation factor P 5-aminopentanone reductase; its protein translation is MKKFVLVLGASGEIGRAICQSLAADGWSIYVHYSNNEKAAQDLYASLSKNFPAQEFMLVQGDFSKETGAESVASQVFNVQAIVFSSGQAHYSLLEDTTVEDMDALWRVHVQNPMRLTALLSSKLRAHDVSYVLFIGSIWGEAGSAGEALYATVKGAQHAFVKSYAKEAALSRIRVNAIAPGFINTSMNSHLSKEELNYILEDIPLGTIGETTDVAEMVRFYLSGKADYVTGQIIRLNGGWYI
- a CDS encoding DUF3388 domain-containing protein — translated: MSDWYFEYEIQVNRPGLLGDIASLLGMLRVNIISINGVDEDRRGMLVHTDNDEAIERFRTIVSTMEHINVTKFRQPKLRDRLAIRHGHYIPRDADEKNTFRFVRDELGILVDFMAELFKKEGHKLIGIRGMPRVGKTESIVAASVCANKKWIFLSSTMIKQTVRNKLAGDEFSDNNIFILDGIVTRRSSDERHLQLVREMMNMPSIKVVEHPDMFVQHSEYKIEDFDYIIELRHHPDEEITYEIMEKNHMMSESDSFGGFNF
- the yfmH gene encoding EF-P 5-aminopentanol modification-associated protein YfmH; the encoded protein is MKTIEFKQLDETLYYEKLENGLDVYILPKKGFSKTFVTFTTKYGSVDRTFVPIGETESITVPDGIAHFLEHKMFEKEDGDVFQKFSEFGASANAFTSFTRTAYLFSSTDNIYKSTETLLNFVQEPYFTEATVNKEKGIIGQEITMYDDQPDWRLYFGTIENMFHTHPVKIDIAGTIESIDGITADHLYTCYNTFYHPANMLLFVIGAVDPNEMIAFIRENQTNKEFPEPTPIQRFFDQEPVEVAIKERTLNMDVQKPKMYIGLKAKDTNLSGRDMLKHELSVQIALELIFGRTSSFYERVYDEGLIDETYAFDFTLEKGFGFAMIGSDTTEPATLEKAIKEELAKYDGKGQFEPTDLERVKRKKIGFFLRALNSIEFIANQFTRYSFNDMNLFDVVPVLEELTIEDLKKAFTSIQGESQQTVFKILPAEKGAQ
- a CDS encoding DUF3243 domain-containing protein, with product MTILENWQKWTSFLGQNVMQAESTGMPKKMIQQAAVQIGEYLATNVDPKNEQERVLSDLWGVASEDEKEALANCVIKLVQNKHVQ
- the yfmF gene encoding EF-P 5-aminopentanol modification-associated protein YfmF, translated to MFKTIPFAKGVNLHIRQTTQFKTVNFSIKWRRALTAQNASERTVLTNVLQHSNAKYTTTAAFRSFLDDLYGTVLYFDTSKRGNEHTVLMNIETVNDQYLANTSVLNEVLGIIHTAIFEPNLENGVFKESIVEREKKMVIQRIESIFDDKSRFAQVRLQQILRPNEPASISANGTVEDIQKITPTSLLEAYQSMLANDKIDIYVAGDINEDEIIAKLKKALPFTDRTPEEIPVVLPQQHPQNDYVREQQEMKQGKMHIGFSTPVRFGDADFAKMQIFNGIFGGYPHAKLFMNVREKESLAYYASSSYASHYGLLFVVSGIEPKNEEKALSLIKEQLAVMQAGEITDLELEQTKAMLTNQLKESLDSARGQIEIFDQYKDLPEEFSVETWANKWKAVTKEDVVEMAKQVQLEAVYFLCGKEQAAQ
- a CDS encoding ABC transporter permease → MSNRVINILVPVISIIIGLIVGAIVMVVSGYDPIQGYIALWTGIFGDSYSIGNTIRQITPYLLAGLAVAFAFRTGLFNIGVEGQLILGWLAAAWVGYAFELPKIIHLPLALLAAAVAGAFWAFIAGFLKAKFKVHEVIATIMLNYTALYIANAVIKRLSDGSFKTERIHESASLRSPFLRELTDNSSLHYGIIVALLMVVVMWFILEKTTRGYELKAVGFNKNAAEYAGMSVNKNIILAMTISGMFAGLGGAMEALGTFQNASIKPGFTGIGFDGIAVALLGANTPLGVVFGASLFGSLKYGALNMPNAAGIPEEIVSIIIALIIFFVASGYIIRVGLQKLSKKKEGQ
- a CDS encoding ABC transporter permease, which translates into the protein MTFLEMLYFIIPSAILYATPLIFTAIGGVFSERSGVVNIGLEGLMIVGAFVGIFVNLEFASTFGAATIWVAMLAAIVVGGIFSLFHAVASISFRADQTVSGVAINLLGLAATVFLVKMIYDKGQTDMIDQPIRRFGIPYLEDIPFLGPLLFKEVYSTSILAFVVAIGAWFIIYKTPFGLRLRAVGEHPMAADTMGINVNKMRYIAVVISGALGGLGGAVYAQTITHDFSHATIAGQGFMAIAAMIFGKWHPIGALGAALFFGLAQTLSIAGNQMPYIQEIPAVYLQILPYVLTILALAGFIGKASAPKASGQPYIKGKR
- a CDS encoding helix-turn-helix domain-containing protein — its product is MAELGTRLKEARLSKGYSLDDLQEITKIQKRYLVGIEEGNYSIMPGSFYVRAFIKQYADAVGLNAEELLETYKSELPSTPNDQVSQSITNSPSRRKVSKGPSNKMMEAMPKIIVGLFIIVIIVVIWVLVQSKNSPGTDGENDTPSEIEYDSKVKPIDSEKEKADAEKKAEKDKKDSADSTDSTKEETPDEDQTEEVKQSISAGTIEADRATTSYTLTGTDTLKIRIEVSGPTFVGIRNQQQQELLADTRVYNAGEVVEFDATSQNYVRIRLGNSQQAKIYINDELLTYAQQIVTQNIVINFNKEQ